A window from Primulina huaijiensis isolate GDHJ02 chromosome 11, ASM1229523v2, whole genome shotgun sequence encodes these proteins:
- the LOC140988401 gene encoding uncharacterized protein: protein MDIDYAILKDEPYVITENNIPDDVDLYEKWDRSDRLCVIFIKTKISAGMRGYVDQHNNVRELLKPIDEQFQSSDKALVSTVILKLSSLWLTSVRGVRKHIMKMRDIAAQFPPLAVAMSETFLVGRNVVDGNE from the exons atggatattgattatgctatactgAAAGATGAACCATATGTTATTACTGAAAACAACATTCcagatgatgttgatctttatgaaaaatgggatCGATCTGATCGACTTTGCGTAATtttcataaagaccaaaatctctgctggtatGCGTGGTTATGTCGATCAGCATAATAATGTCCGAGAATTACTGAAGCctattgatgaacaatttcagtcttcagataaggcactCGTCAGCACCGTAATTTTGAAATTATCTTCATTATggctcaccagtgtgagaggtgtgcgaaagcacataatgaaaatgcggGACATAGCGGCTCAATTTCCGCCACTTGCAGTGGCCATGTCTGAGACTTTTCTTGT AGGAAGGAATGTTGTTGATGGAAACGAGTga